A single window of Ictalurus furcatus strain D&B chromosome 3, Billie_1.0, whole genome shotgun sequence DNA harbors:
- the LOC128606010 gene encoding prostaglandin reductase 1 — MVHAKFWTLRQHFVGFPKDSDFELKEENLREPQDGEVLLEAVFLSVDPYMRPYSRNLMKEGDTMIGSQVSKVVQSKNPNYPVGTYVVANCGWRTHSLSDGSDLRVIHSDWPKALPLSLALGAIGMPGLTALYGLEEVCEIKAGETLLVNAAAGAVGSVVGQIAKIKGCTVVGCAGSDEKVSYLKELGFDYAFNYKTISSLKDTLLEAAPQGYDCYFENVGGEFSSAVMPQMKQFGRIAVCGSIATYNDTELQSGPYVQTHMIFKQLRMEGFLVFRWKHKDHESIKRLLDWVKEGKLQCREHVTEGFDNMPAAFMAMLKGANTGKAIVKI; from the exons ATGGTTCACGCTAAGTTTTGGACACTTCGCCAGCACTTTGTGGGCTTTCCCAAGGACAGTGACTTTGAACTGAAAGAAGAGAATCTTCGAGAACCACAAGATGGAG AGGTACTGCTGGAGGCTGTTTTCTTAAGTGTGGATCCATATATGAG GCCATACAGTCGTAATCTCATGAAGGAAGGAGATACAATGATTGGATCCCAAGTGTCCAA GGTGGTCCAGAGCAAAAATCCTAACTATCCTGTGGGCACTTATGTGGTTGCAAACTGTGGCTGGAGGACACACTCTCTGTCTGATGGCTCTGACCTCAGGGTGATTCACTCTGATTGGCCAAAGGCACTGCCACTGTCTCTGGCTCTTGGGGCCATCGGCATGCCAGG ACTGACTGCTCTCTATGGTCTCGAAGAGGTCTGTGAGATTAAGGCAGGAGAAACCCTTCTGGTTAATGCTGCAGCTGGAGCGGTGGGCTCTGTGGTTGGACAAATCGCCAAAATCAAG GGTTGCACAGTAGTGGGCTGTGCAGGCTCAGATGAGAAGGTTTCCTATCTCAAGGAGCTCGGCTTTGACTATGCCTTCAACTACAAGACCATCAGCTCACTGAAGGACACGCTGCTAGAGGCAGCACCACAAGGATACGACTGCTATTTTGAGAAT GTAGGTGGAGAgttcagcagtgctgtgatgCCACAGATGAAGCAGTTTGGCAGGATCGCTGTCTGTGGAAGCATCGCCACTTACAACGATACCGAATTACAATCAG GGCCATATGTTCAAACTCATATGATCTTTAAGCAGCTGCGCATGGAAGGATTTCTGGTTTTTCGATGGAAGCACAAAGACCATGAATCAATCAAGAGACTCTTGGACTGGGTAAAAGag ggaaAGCTCCAGTGCAGGGAACATGTCACTGAAGGCTTTGACAACATGCCTGCTGCATTCATGGCTATGCTAAAGGGAGCCAACACTGGCAAAGCTATAGTAAAAATCTGA